The genomic region AGAATTCCGTCGAGCGATCTGTTGATGCTTCGCCACTCATCCAGCAATTGCTTGAGGATCATCTCGCCGTCCGGAGTTAACCGATAGAACCGTTTGTTGCGTTTGTTTTCTTCGCGCCATTCGCTGGCCAGCAGACCCTGACTCTCCAGCCGCCTCAACAGAGGGTAAAGTGTTCCTTCGTCAATCTCCAAACCCTCCTCGGCCAAGGCCTTGCGCAATGAATAGCCGTAATGCTCGACCCGGAGCTGGGACAGCACCGCCACGATGAGGCACCCCCGCCGCAGCTCGAGTCGAAGCGTTTCAAATAGGTTAGAATCTGTCATACCACTGTTTGCCATACACTGTACGATACATACTGTATAGTACACAGTATAATTTGTCAAGGAAATTTTGTTGAGCGTCAGGGAAGGCTAGCAGACCCATTACTTCTGATTCGGGCTTCCAGTGGAA from Terriglobia bacterium harbors:
- a CDS encoding helix-turn-helix transcriptional regulator — translated: MTDSNLFETLRLELRRGCLIVAVLSQLRVEHYGYSLRKALAEEGLEIDEGTLYPLLRRLESQGLLASEWREENKRNKRFYRLTPDGEMILKQLLDEWRSINRSLDGILQEV